The following DNA comes from Nitrogeniibacter aestuarii.
CGCTCTATGGGCTGACCTGATCGGCGCCGCTACCAGCGAGCATGACGACCCGCGGTTCGATCAGCTTGGCCAGTGCCTCTCCGGGCGATTGATCGATGCGCTGACCGTCGTGATAGAGCACCGTCACGTCGAAGCGCCCGTCGCCCACTGCCTGCTGGGCAATGTTGTCCGGGCTGACCACCACGCGGCCGAGTTTGCGGTCAGTGGGCCACGGCACGTTGCCGTAGGCGTGATAGACCAGTTCCGAGCATACGATGCGATCGATACTCTGGGCGTCGAAGTTGAAGTCGTAAGCCTTGCCGACCTGACGCAGGGTCTGGAGGATGACTTCGCGGCGGGCGTCGTCGTCCAGAGTGCGATGGCGCAGCACGGCCAGATCATCGACGTTGAGAAAGTGCGCCATGGTGTTCATTTCGACGCCCGATCGCAGGGCTTCGACGACGCCGTGCCCGTCGGCGATGGCCTGCTGATGCGGCAAGACGACCGGATGGTCCCACAGGCCCAGTTCGCGGAGCTCCGCCTCGGTGCCGATCCACACGGCCGCATGACCCCAATGGCCGGGAATGAATGAGTCGGTCAGGCGGAATGGCGTCTTCTCGAGCAGCACATCACCTGCCTTGAGCTGGGCGGTCACCGCATCGTGAATGGCAGGGTTGTCATCGAGCTTGCCGCGACGCGATTCGACCAGCCCCACCACGTTGCCGAAGACCATGCTCGACAGGTTCACGCCTTCGTTGGAGACGTCTCGGAGCACGTCGGTGGAAACCGTGCCGACCAGGCCGAGCACGTGACCGGCGTAGTCCAGCGGACGGAGCTTGCGGATCATGCGGTAGGCCGGGCTTTGCTCGACCAGTTCGGCCAGATAACGCTCATCTTCGTAGTCTGAGGTGGCCAGCGTCCGGCCGTATTTTTCGTACCACTCGATCCCGCGTCGCACCCGTGCCCGGTTGGCTGCAGAAGCGAAGGCAATGGCACTGCGACGCAGTTCGCCCCTGGGCACGTGAAAGCCCGGATCGCCCTTGTTGATGTGATCGCGCAGGATGCGATTGTCCCGATACAGCGCCACGGCGGCGGCGTAGTTGTCGTAGAGGGTGAGTGCGGCGGCCAGCGACATGGTGACGCCCATCGCCTGGACCCGTGCCTGGACCGGGTCGCGCGGCATGGGGGCGTCGAGCCAGCACTCATGCGCCTCGGCCAGGTGCCACAGTTGCTGGCGCTGGGCTACCAGCTCGGCCGCGCCTTCCCCCAGACGGCGGATGTCGGCCCCCAGCAACGCCTTGCCGAACAGCTGCTTCTCTTCAAGATACTTGAGATAGGTGATGGCCCGTGCGCGCAGGCTCAGCGCTTCTTCCGTGAGCACCTGAAACGCCATGACCTTGGCGCCCATCCGGGCGCGGTCATAGCGGACGTCGTCAGGGAGGTTGCATACGGGCTGGTCGAGCACGTCGGCGTGTGCGGGGGCAAGGCCCAGACTCGCGATCACGGTGACGGCAAGGGTGGCCAAGCGTAATCGAAGGGTGGCGTTGAGCATCATCGGTACTATCCAGGTGGGCATGTCATGCTTTTATCAAGTGCTGCGCGCTCGGGCAATGAACCAGGTCAATGCGTCCGACATGCGGTGACTACCAGCTGCTGCTCGACCCGCCGCCGCCAGAACTGCCGCCGCCCCAACTGCCCGAGCTGCTGCTGCCACTGCTGCTGCCCCCGGAGGACGAGCTGCTGCTGTGCGTGAGTCGGGCAATGTCGTATTCGCTCACGTCGAGATAGTCGCAGTGCTTGCAGGCCTCGATCCGTCGGCCCTTGCCGCGTCGCTCGTAGGTGGGTTCGAGCAGCGTGGTGTCGCTTTTCGTATAGCGGGTCAGGTGCCCGCAGGCGCTGCATGTGTCGTAACCCGCTTCTGCGCCGTCGAACGTGCGCACTGCGGTTTTACCGCAGGCCGTGCAATGCCAGACATCGTGATCGGCTGAACGGATCTGTTCCTCGACCTGCTGGCCACTGCTGAGGAAGGCATCCTCTTCGGCCTCACTGAGTCGCTGCATGGGCGCTTTGCAGGCGGGGCATTTGCGTGGGTGGGCCCGATAACGCCAGATCTTGCTCGTGTAACCCACACGGTAGAGCAGCAGAGGCAGCGGGAAGAGCACCGCCATCGCGGTCCAGAATCCGCGCTGGCGTTGCAGATAACGCGCAATGGCGGTGTAGCTGTGCTGCTGGAGCAAGCGTGCCACGTGGCGGTCCTCACGCACGATCTGCAGGAGCGCGAGGACGAGCAGGTAGACGTAAATGCAGGCGAGGCTGACCAGAATGGGGGAGTCGGTCGGGATGAAGCCGCTGGCATAGAGTACGAGCATGGGGCCGAGCATGAACAGCGCCAGCCAGTACTTGAGCGGATAACGGGTCTTGGGCGGCGCGCTTGGCAGCGGACGCGACTCGTTGAAATATCCGGACAGGCTCTTGAACAGCAAACCCAGCCCGCTGACGATGGCCACCACGAACATGCCGATGTTGCGGAAAACAAGCCAGTTCTGATGTGTCGGCGAGGCAAGCTTGGCAAATTGGGCTGCATACGCCGGATCACGCAGGATATCGTCCACCTGGCGCACGCCGGCGAACATGCCGCGATCGTAATCACCCGTGCGAAACGCGGGCAGCATGTCGTCTTCCTGGATGCGCTTGCACACCACGTCCGGCAGTACGCCTTCCAGACCGTAGCCGGTATGAAAGCGCACGGTGCGGCGGTCTTTGACCAGCAGGATCAGCAGCCCGTCATCACGCTGCGCATGGCCGATGCCCCAGCGGCTGAACAGACGGTGCGAAAAGCTGAAAATGTCCCCGCCTTCGATGTCATCGATGGCCACCACGGCAACCTGGGCGCCGGTGGCATGCTCGATGGCGGCCAGTTCCCGGTTGATCTGCGCGACGGCGGCGGCGCTGAGGACGCCATCGGGGTTGGAGACATATCCGCCTCCAGATTGTTTCGGGTCCGGGACCGATTCGACCGAATAGCGTGCCGCCCAGACGGGCGATGCTGCCAGAAAACTCAGAAGCAGGATCGCGAGGGCGGCTCTGAAGGCGTGAAGCATGGGCGTCGCAGGGCGTGTGATGATACCGAGGCGCGCACCATATCAGAAAATGCGCACGTCATTCGAACGGCGAGTTGGCCGAGCGCTTGATTTTCATCGTTTCACCGGCAAAGCAGATCACGTCTCCCGCCACGATCTGGCGGCGTTTCCGGGTCTCGATTTCGCCATTGACCTGAACCCGGCCATCGGCCACAGCGGCCTTGGCATCGGCGCCACTGGCCACGAGGCCCTCGAACTTGAGGATTTTGTATAGCTCGACGGGCTCATGGGTGATTTCGACGGTTTTCATGGCGGCTGTCGCTCAGGGAAAAAGCGAGATGCTACGCCTGAGCGCACCGGAAATCAGCGCTTTTGCAGATGAATCGCTTGAACGCCAGTGGCGCGGTCATAGTGGAAGTACGATGAGCCAGCGGACTTGAGGGGTTCGATCGTTGCGGCAATCGGCGCTTCCACCTGGCAGAACACGTCGAGCATGTTGCCCAGGCAACGGGCGTTGGCCACGGTCTCCAGTGGCCACTGCATGCGCTTCCAGAGGGCCTGACGGCCGTTGTCGGTCAATTCGAAGACCGGCTGAACGTCCGC
Coding sequences within:
- a CDS encoding YiiX/YebB-like N1pC/P60 family cysteine hydrolase, producing MPTWIVPMMLNATLRLRLATLAVTVIASLGLAPAHADVLDQPVCNLPDDVRYDRARMGAKVMAFQVLTEEALSLRARAITYLKYLEEKQLFGKALLGADIRRLGEGAAELVAQRQQLWHLAEAHECWLDAPMPRDPVQARVQAMGVTMSLAAALTLYDNYAAAVALYRDNRILRDHINKGDPGFHVPRGELRRSAIAFASAANRARVRRGIEWYEKYGRTLATSDYEDERYLAELVEQSPAYRMIRKLRPLDYAGHVLGLVGTVSTDVLRDVSNEGVNLSSMVFGNVVGLVESRRGKLDDNPAIHDAVTAQLKAGDVLLEKTPFRLTDSFIPGHWGHAAVWIGTEAELRELGLWDHPVVLPHQQAIADGHGVVEALRSGVEMNTMAHFLNVDDLAVLRHRTLDDDARREVILQTLRQVGKAYDFNFDAQSIDRIVCSELVYHAYGNVPWPTDRKLGRVVVSPDNIAQQAVGDGRFDVTVLYHDGQRIDQSPGEALAKLIEPRVVMLAGSGADQVSP
- a CDS encoding TPM domain-containing protein produces the protein MLHAFRAALAILLLSFLAASPVWAARYSVESVPDPKQSGGGYVSNPDGVLSAAAVAQINRELAAIEHATGAQVAVVAIDDIEGGDIFSFSHRLFSRWGIGHAQRDDGLLILLVKDRRTVRFHTGYGLEGVLPDVVCKRIQEDDMLPAFRTGDYDRGMFAGVRQVDDILRDPAYAAQFAKLASPTHQNWLVFRNIGMFVVAIVSGLGLLFKSLSGYFNESRPLPSAPPKTRYPLKYWLALFMLGPMLVLYASGFIPTDSPILVSLACIYVYLLVLALLQIVREDRHVARLLQQHSYTAIARYLQRQRGFWTAMAVLFPLPLLLYRVGYTSKIWRYRAHPRKCPACKAPMQRLSEAEEDAFLSSGQQVEEQIRSADHDVWHCTACGKTAVRTFDGAEAGYDTCSACGHLTRYTKSDTTLLEPTYERRGKGRRIEACKHCDYLDVSEYDIARLTHSSSSSSGGSSSGSSSSGSWGGGSSGGGGSSSSW
- a CDS encoding RNA-binding S4 domain-containing protein, which translates into the protein MKTVEITHEPVELYKILKFEGLVASGADAKAAVADGRVQVNGEIETRKRRQIVAGDVICFAGETMKIKRSANSPFE